A window of Roseburia hominis A2-183 genomic DNA:
CTTCCCTTCGCCCTTCTTAGCGTCTAAGGACTTCATTGTCGGGAACAGCAGTACATCGCGGATCGCCGGGCTGTTGGTCATCATCATGACCATACGGTCGATTCCGAATCCGATACCTCCGGTCGGCGGCATACCGATGGAAAGTGCATTCAAGAAATCCTCATCGGTGTGGTTCGCTTCCTCATCTCCGGCTGCAAAAGCCTCCTCCTGGGCAGCAAAACGCGCGCGCTGGTCAATCGGATCATTCAGCTCAGAGTAAGCATTTGCCATCTCCCAGCCGTTCATGAAGAACTCAAAACGCTCTACATAGTCCGGGTTCTCCGGCTTCTTCTTCGTGAGCGGAGAAATCTCGATCGGATGATCCATCACGAACGTCGGCTGGATCAGGTGCTCCTCGACATACTCCTCGAAGAAAAGATTTAAGATATCGCCCTTTTCGTGACGCTCCTCGTACTCGATGTGATGCTCATCTGCAAGCTTCTTCGCCTCGGCGGTATCCTTCACCTCGTTAAAATCGACGCCTGCATACTTCTTCACCGCATCCACCATGGTAATGCGCTCAAACGGCTTGGAGAGATCCATGGTATGCTCCCCGTAGGTCAGCATCTCGGAACCGGTCACTTCCTTTGCCACATAGCGGTAAAGGTTCTCGGTCAGATCCATCATGCCGTGGTAATCGGTATATGCCTGATACAGCTCCATGAGTGTGAACTCCGGATTGTGTCTGGTGTCCAGACCCTCATTACGGAATACGCGACCAATCTCATAGACACGCTCCATGCCGCCGACAATCAGTCTCTTTAAGTAAAGCTCCAGAGAAATACGAAGCTTTAAGTCCTCGTCTAACGCATTGAAATGTGTCTCAAACGGTCTTGCAGCCGCACCGCCCGCATTCGACACGAGCATCGGGGTCTCAACCTCCATGAAGCCCTGTCCGTCCAGATAGCGTCGGATCGTGCTGATAACCTTGGAACGCTTCACAAATGTGTCCTTCACATCCTCATTCATGATGAGATCGACATATCTCTGACGATATCTGGTATCGGTATCCGTCAGTCCGTGGAACTTCTCCGGCAGAATCTGTAAGCTCTTGGAAAGCAGTGTTACCTCTGCTGCATGAATGGAAATCTCGCCTGTTTTCGTCTTAAAAACGATACCCTTCACGCCTAAAATATCGCCGACATCATACTTTTTGAAATCCGCGTAGGACTCCTCGCCGATGCTGTCGCGCGCTACATAGATCTGGATACGTCCCTTTAAGTCCTGAATATTGCAGAAAGATGCCTTACCCATGACACGTTTGAACATCATACGTCCGGCAAGAGATACCTCCTTGCCTTCCATCTCCTCAAAATGCTCCTTGACATCCGTGCTGTGATTCGTCACGTCATACTTGGTAATGACGAACGGGTCCTTTCCGTTCTCCTGCAGTTCGTGTAACTTATCATAACGAACCTTGAGCAGCTGGTTGACGTCCTGCTGCTGGTTATTATTCTGCTCTGCCATGCTTTTCCTCCATTTATCCTGCGCCGCCTGTCCGCATGAAGCGGAGTCCGCAGACGGTCATGCTCTACTCGTTTGATGATCTGTGAATGGAAAGTATCTTGTACTCGAACTCTCCTGCCGGTGTCGTTACCGTTACGGTATCGCCGACTTTCTTTCCAAGAAGCGCCTTACCAACCGGCGACTCATTGGAAATCTTGCCCTTTAAGCTGTTTGCCTCTGTGGAACCCACGATCTTGTAGGTCAGCTCCTCGTCGAATTCACAGTCTAAGATCTTTACCTGACATCCGATGCTTACCTTATCTAAGTCAGCCTCTTCCTCTACAAATACTTCAGCATTCTTGAGGATCTTCTCAAGCTCTTCAATACGTGCCTCAATATCTCTCTGCTCGTCCTTCGCTGCATCGTACTCTGCATTCTCGGACAGATCGCCCTGCTCTCTTGCTTCCTTGATCTTCTGGGAGACTTCCTTTCTCTTGACAACCTTTAAATCCTCTAATTCGTCCTCCAGTTTTTTGAGTCCTTCATACGTCAGAATGTTTTTCTTGTCCATTACTCTCTACCCTTCTTTGTAATTTTTATCAGTTCAATTTTCATAAAAAGCTTCTTCAAATCGGTCACGTCCAAGCTTTTCTCTCTGGTGATGCATGCTCTTAACAATCACAGTATTATAACCGATAGGCACCATGATGTCAAGATTTTCGCCTTGTTTCCAGGGCTTTTTGTGGATCGGGATGTAGGTCGCCGCGGCGCAGATCATCTCTGTCCGGTATGCTCCCTCCCACTCAAAATCCAGGATTACCTTCCGGGTCAGAAACGTTTCTCTCACCCCCGCCTGTCCTTCCCACGCAGACAGTCTGGTTTTGGGAAAAACCATCACCACCAGCCCGTTCTCCTCATACATTCTCTCTGCAAACGCGGAAAAATATGCGGGGCGCCCGGTGTACACCGTAAGGTAATTCAGATCGTCACCGATCTGTTCGAGCACATCGCGCACATCCGCCGGTTCAAAGACATGGCTCCGCTCCTCGTCAATCACCACAAGCTCCACGCGCTCCGGGCGAAAGCTTTGCGCCTTTAAGATCGCCAGAAATACCGGTCGGAAATTTCTAAGAAACTCATTAGAATAGGACATTTCCTATGCCTCGTATCCGTTTTTCTCATTATATGACTCCACTTCCCGGAATAATGCCTCGAGCTGCTCGTAATTCTCCACCTCGTTGATTCTTCCTCGAAGCTTGGACGAATTGCGGTACCCCGCGGTGTACCATGCCGCATGCTTGCGGATCTCACGGATGCCCGTGTAGTCTCCCTTGCAGTCGATCTGCATCTTTGCATGGCGCAGCAGCATCTCCGTCACCTCTGAAAAATCCGGCCGGGAAAGGTGCTCCCCCGTCTCAAAATAATGCAGAATCTGACGGAAAATCCAGGGATTTCCCTCCGCTCCGCGCGCGATCATATAGCCGTCGCAGCCGGTCTGCTCTGCCATCGCCGCCACATCCTCCGGTGTGCGGATATCCCCATTTCCAATGACAGGAATAGATACCGCCTCCTTCACCTGGCGGATAATATCCCAGTCCGCATGTCCGGCATAATACTGCTCTCTGGTGCGCCCGTGCACCGCGACCGCCGCCGCACCGCTCTCCTGCGCAATGTGCGCCAGCTCGACCGCATTGACGTGCGCATCGTCGAATCCCTTGCGGATCTTCACGGTCAGCGGTTTTTTGATCGCCCGCGCCGTCTTCTCTATGATCTCCCCGGCAAGCCTCGGATTTTTCATGAGCGCGGAGCCGTCCCCGTTGTTGACGACCTTCGGAACCGGACAACCCATATTCAGATCCAGAATGTCAAACGGCCGCTCCTCAATCTGCTTCGCAATCTCACTGATAATATCCGGATCGGAGCCGAAAAGCTGCAGCGATACCGGGTGCTCCTTTGGATCAATGGTAAGAAGCTCCTCCGTGTTGCGGTTCTTATACAGAATCGCCTTGGCGCTCACCATTTCCATGCACACCAGCCCCGCGCCCTGTTCCCTGCAAAGCAAGCGAAATGGCAGGTCGCTTACGCCTGCCATTGGTGCCAGTATCAAATTATTTTCTAAGGTTACATTTCCTATCTGCAGTGTTCGGATTATTGCCACGCTGCCACCCTCATTTTCTACTTACTTAATCTTCCCGGATTTACGGTTCTGCTTTTTATAGATGAGATTCATGCCCTTCAATGTCAGGTTCGGGTCATACACATCGATCATTGTGGTCTCATTTGCAATGATTCTGCCCAGTCCGCCGGTTGCCACGACCTTGACCTCGCCCATGTTCGCCTCATCGATCATATGACGGATGATGTATTCCGTCTGTCCGATCTGCCCGTAGACAAGCCCTGCCTGCATGGAGGAAATCGTCTCCTTCGCGAGGATGCTCGCCGGCTTGCGGATCTCAATCTCCGGAAGCTTCGCCGCATCTTCCCACAATGCTTTTGCGGAAATGCGGATTCCTGGAGCTGTAACGCCGGATACAAACGCGCCGTCCTTGTCCACCAGATCGTACGTGGTTGCCGTGCCAAAATCAAGGACAAGCACCGGTCCGCCATACAGCTCATACGCTGCCGCTGCATCCACAATACGGTCCGCACCGATCTGGCGCGGGTTCTCAGTCACGACACGGATACCGGTCTTGGTTCCCGGCTCCACAATAATCGGCCGGATGCTAAAATACTTGATAATCGCCCCCTCAAGGGAATGCATCACATTCGGAACAACCGATGCGATAATCGCATCCTCAATATCGTCATGTGAAATCGAATTCTGCTCCAGCAGGTTGCTCAACAGCATCCCGTATTCATCGGATGTACGGGGCATTTTCGTCGTGATACGAAAATTCGATACCACCTCGTCTCCCCGGAATACTCCCACGGTAATATTTGTGTTTCCCACATCAATCGTCATTATCATCGTCCGTACCCCCTATATTCCCACGTATAAAACCTTATAATACATCTGCAGCGCTTCCAGCAGTTCCTGTTTTGTCTGCTGTAACTGACGGATCTTAAGTCCGCAGCCGATCTCGTCGTACAGCAGATCATTTTCATCGCAGGAGGTGCGGAATTCCAGTTCGCCCGTTTCGCTGAACACCAGCTGAAAAATACCGCCCACATCCTCCGTGAAAAGCACGCACATGATCTTCAACTCGTTCTTGATCTGCTCCGGCAGACCCTTAAAATCTTCGTTCAGGTAAAATTTTTTATTGTATGCGCTCGCACCGCACAGTACCACTTCTTCCATCTCAGACATTCCTTTCCAAACCGTTTCCACGGACGCCGCCCGCGCAGCACCCTCTACACGTATCCATAGACGCCCCGGACGGAGACCTCCCCCGCCGATACGAGTCTTCTGCTCTCCCAGGTATCCACGATCAGCTCGCCCCGCGGCGTGATGCCCATCGCTTTTCCCTCAAACGGTTCCTTCGGATCAAGCACCTTCACGATCTGGTTCCGGTTGACCAGATGCGCATCGTACTCCTTCACAAGACCGCTCAGATCTTCGGTCTCCATGAAAATTGCATAATAATGTTCAAACTGTTCCCATACTTCCTCAATCAGAGCCGCGCGGTTAAAATGTTCTCCGGTCTCCATGTAGAGTGAAGTTGCCACCGGGGCAATCTCCTCCGGGAACGATTCATTGTGAACGTTGATGCCAATGCCGATCACAATGTGGTTGACATAATCCATCTGTGCGCTCATCTCCGTCAGAATACCGCAGACTTTTTTCCCGTTCATGACAATGTCATTCGGCCATTTGATGCCCGCCGGTCTGCCTGTCGTCTTCACGATCGCCGCACACACCGCAAGCGCCGCCACCAGCGTCAACATCGGCGCATTCACGGGCGACAACTCCGGCTTTAACATCAGCGTCATAAAAATGCCGGCTCCCTGCGGGGACTCAAAGCTCCTTCCTCTTCTGCCTCTGCCTGCATCCTGCTGTCCGGCGACCACAAGCGTTCCGGTAGGGTAATCTTCCTCCGCCAGCTGCTTCGCCCTGGTATTGGTGGAATCGATGACCGGATAGTAAAAAATCTCCTGTCCCACCCACGCGGTCTTACGGATACTTTTTAATTCTTCCTCACTCAGTGTGTCCGGCACCGACAACAGCTTATATCCCTTGTTCGGCACCGCCTCTATCTCATACCCGGCTTCCTTGAGCTGGTTGATGCCCTTCCAGACCGCCGTCCGGGATACTCCGAACTTTTCACACAGATCCTGTCCTGACACATAATCGTCGGCATCTCTTAAAACGGAAAGTAGTTCTGCTTTCATGATGTTCCCTCTTATTCTCCCAGTGTAGCAAGCATGACTGCCTTAATCGTGTGCATACGGTTCTCTGCCTCATCAAATACAACCGACTGCTCACTCTCAAATACTTCGTCGGTCACCTCAAGCTCGCTGTAACCGAATTTCTCATAGACTTCCTTGCCGATCTTGGTCTTTAAGTCATGGAATGCCGGCAGGCAGTGCATGAAGATCGCCGTCGGCTTGGCATTTGCCATGGCTGCCTTGTTGACCTGATACGGCATCAGATCCTGTAGGCGCTCTGCCCAGACTTCGTCCGGCTCGCCCATCGATACCCAGACATCCGTGTAAATAACGTCCGCGTCCTTCGTGCCCTCTGCCACATCTTCGGTCAGCGTGATCGATGCTCCGGTCTCGGCTGCTACTTTTTTGCAGTAATCAACCAGCTCCTCGTTCGGGAAATATTTCCTGGAAGTACATGCGACAAAATCCATACCGAGCTTTGCGCAGGTCACCATCAGGGAATTGCCCATATTGTAGCGGGCGTCACCCATGTATACAAACTTCACACCCTTTAAGTGGCCCAGGTGTTCCCGGATTGTCAGCATATCTGCAAGCATCTGCGTCGGATGGAACTCGTTCGTCAGACCGTTCCACACTGGAACCCCTGCATATTTTGCCAGCTCCTCCACAATGTCCTGTCCGTATCCGCGGTACTCGATACCGTCAAACATGCGTCCCAGCACACGCGCTGTGTCCGGAATGCTCTCCTTTTTGCCGATCTGCGAACCGGATGGATCAAGGTAAGTCACATGCATTCCGAGATCATGTGCTGCCACCTCAAAAGAACACCGTGTGCGGGTGCTTGTCTTCTCGAAAATCAGCGCTATATTTTTTCCGATCAGACTATCATGCAGAATTCCCTGCTTCTTCTTGCTCTTAAGATCCGCTGCCAGATCAATCAGGTAGAGAATCTCTTCCGGTGTGTAATCCATCAGTTTTAAGAAATTGCGTCCTTTTAAGTTCATGATTGCGTTCCTCCTTGTCGCTTTGTGCTTCCTGTTGCAGAATAAACAGGCTGCCACTTTCGTGACAGCCCCTATTTTCAATCTGATCTATCCGATGTTCTATTTGTTCTCCAGAGCTATTTCTGTCACAGATTTTGCCAGCCCTGCGATTCCCTGAATCTCAGACGGAATGATGATCTTCGTCGCCTTGCCGTCTGCCGCCTTCGCAAATGCCTCAAGGCTCTTTAACTGGATGACACCCTGATCCGGAGCCGCATCCTTGATCATGCGGAGACCGTCTGCGTTTGCCTGCTGAATCTTAAGGATTGCCTCAGCCTGACCTTCTGCCTCGCGGATAGTGGCCTCTTTCTTCGCCTCTGCGCGGAGGATCGCCGCCTGCTTCTCTGCCTCTGCATCGAGAATTGCGGATTCTTTCTTACCTTCTGCCACGAGGACAGTAGACTTCTTCTCACCCTCTGCACGAAGGATCGCTTCTCTTCGCTCACGCTCTGCTTTCATCTGCTTCTCCATCGCATCTTGGATCGCTGCAGGCGGAATGATATTCTTAAGCTCTACACGGTTTACCTTGAT
This region includes:
- a CDS encoding type III pantothenate kinase, which gives rise to MIMTIDVGNTNITVGVFRGDEVVSNFRITTKMPRTSDEYGMLLSNLLEQNSISHDDIEDAIIASVVPNVMHSLEGAIIKYFSIRPIIVEPGTKTGIRVVTENPRQIGADRIVDAAAAYELYGGPVLVLDFGTATTYDLVDKDGAFVSGVTAPGIRISAKALWEDAAKLPEIEIRKPASILAKETISSMQAGLVYGQIGQTEYIIRHMIDEANMGEVKVVATGGLGRIIANETTMIDVYDPNLTLKGMNLIYKKQNRKSGKIK
- a CDS encoding biotin--[acetyl-CoA-carboxylase] ligase, translated to MKAELLSVLRDADDYVSGQDLCEKFGVSRTAVWKGINQLKEAGYEIEAVPNKGYKLLSVPDTLSEEELKSIRKTAWVGQEIFYYPVIDSTNTRAKQLAEEDYPTGTLVVAGQQDAGRGRRGRSFESPQGAGIFMTLMLKPELSPVNAPMLTLVAALAVCAAIVKTTGRPAGIKWPNDIVMNGKKVCGILTEMSAQMDYVNHIVIGIGINVHNESFPEEIAPVATSLYMETGEHFNRAALIEEVWEQFEHYYAIFMETEDLSGLVKEYDAHLVNRNQIVKVLDPKEPFEGKAMGITPRGELIVDTWESRRLVSAGEVSVRGVYGYV
- the argF gene encoding ornithine carbamoyltransferase, with the protein product MNLKGRNFLKLMDYTPEEILYLIDLAADLKSKKKQGILHDSLIGKNIALIFEKTSTRTRCSFEVAAHDLGMHVTYLDPSGSQIGKKESIPDTARVLGRMFDGIEYRGYGQDIVEELAKYAGVPVWNGLTNEFHPTQMLADMLTIREHLGHLKGVKFVYMGDARYNMGNSLMVTCAKLGMDFVACTSRKYFPNEELVDYCKKVAAETGASITLTEDVAEGTKDADVIYTDVWVSMGEPDEVWAERLQDLMPYQVNKAAMANAKPTAIFMHCLPAFHDLKTKIGKEVYEKFGYSELEVTDEVFESEQSVVFDEAENRMHTIKAVMLATLGE
- a CDS encoding DUF6145 family protein, which codes for MSEMEEVVLCGASAYNKKFYLNEDFKGLPEQIKNELKIMCVLFTEDVGGIFQLVFSETGELEFRTSCDENDLLYDEIGCGLKIRQLQQTKQELLEALQMYYKVLYVGI
- the greA gene encoding transcription elongation factor GreA gives rise to the protein MDKKNILTYEGLKKLEDELEDLKVVKRKEVSQKIKEAREQGDLSENAEYDAAKDEQRDIEARIEELEKILKNAEVFVEEEADLDKVSIGCQVKILDCEFDEELTYKIVGSTEANSLKGKISNESPVGKALLGKKVGDTVTVTTPAGEFEYKILSIHRSSNE
- the dusB gene encoding tRNA dihydrouridine synthase DusB; protein product: MRTLQIGNVTLENNLILAPMAGVSDLPFRLLCREQGAGLVCMEMVSAKAILYKNRNTEELLTIDPKEHPVSLQLFGSDPDIISEIAKQIEERPFDILDLNMGCPVPKVVNNGDGSALMKNPRLAGEIIEKTARAIKKPLTVKIRKGFDDAHVNAVELAHIAQESGAAAVAVHGRTREQYYAGHADWDIIRQVKEAVSIPVIGNGDIRTPEDVAAMAEQTGCDGYMIARGAEGNPWIFRQILHYFETGEHLSRPDFSEVTEMLLRHAKMQIDCKGDYTGIREIRKHAAWYTAGYRNSSKLRGRINEVENYEQLEALFREVESYNEKNGYEA
- the lysS gene encoding lysine--tRNA ligase; the encoded protein is MAEQNNNQQQDVNQLLKVRYDKLHELQENGKDPFVITKYDVTNHSTDVKEHFEEMEGKEVSLAGRMMFKRVMGKASFCNIQDLKGRIQIYVARDSIGEESYADFKKYDVGDILGVKGIVFKTKTGEISIHAAEVTLLSKSLQILPEKFHGLTDTDTRYRQRYVDLIMNEDVKDTFVKRSKVISTIRRYLDGQGFMEVETPMLVSNAGGAAARPFETHFNALDEDLKLRISLELYLKRLIVGGMERVYEIGRVFRNEGLDTRHNPEFTLMELYQAYTDYHGMMDLTENLYRYVAKEVTGSEMLTYGEHTMDLSKPFERITMVDAVKKYAGVDFNEVKDTAEAKKLADEHHIEYEERHEKGDILNLFFEEYVEEHLIQPTFVMDHPIEISPLTKKKPENPDYVERFEFFMNGWEMANAYSELNDPIDQRARFAAQEEAFAAGDEEANHTDEDFLNALSIGMPPTGGIGFGIDRMVMMMTNSPAIRDVLLFPTMKSLDAKKGEGKAEKAVENAAVAEEKVAEKIDFSNVKIEPLFEEMIDFDTFAKADFRAVKILECEAVPKSKKLLKFTLDDGTDRKRTILSGIHEYYEPEDLIGKTAIAIVNLPPRKMMGIDSEGMLISAVHEEDGHEGLNLLMVNDRIPAGAKLY
- a CDS encoding SPFH domain-containing protein; protein product: MGGLLVAFLILVILILAVVVSCIKIVPQAHAYIVERLGGYLATWPVGLHLLIPFIDRVAKKVTLKEQVVDFPPQPVITKDNVTMQIDTVVYFQITDPKLYAYGVENPLMAIENLTATTLRNIIGDLELDETLTSRETINTQMRATLDVATDPWGIKVNRVELKNIIPPAAIQDAMEKQMKAERERREAILRAEGEKKSTVLVAEGKKESAILDAEAEKQAAILRAEAKKEATIREAEGQAEAILKIQQANADGLRMIKDAAPDQGVIQLKSLEAFAKAADGKATKIIIPSEIQGIAGLAKSVTEIALENK